The Herpetosiphonaceae bacterium genome includes a window with the following:
- a CDS encoding NDP-sugar synthase — protein sequence MQAVILVGGQGTRLRPLTLTTPKPLVPLANRPVIEHITGWLERYDVAEIILATQYGAEAFERWLRRWRGVPVRAIEEPEPRGTAGAVAHVADALHGTTIVVNGDNLMELDLQAMLAQHQATGAIATISIDGVTDPTGRGVVVADGQGRVHEFQEKPAPGTARASTVNTGVYLLEPAAIAAIPRGRFCNFEHDVFPRLIAQDMPIYAYQSRHVWIDTGTPAGYLRAQAAVLQAAASTPSGTLFAGVWREDNTTIDGAARVEHAALGFGTMIASAATIDLSSVGRECHILADARVARSAIWDNCQIERGAVIQDSIVGYNCYIGEGTHIDTAVIGDNCIIGAGAILTRGTTVQPGTRLA from the coding sequence ATGCAGGCGGTGATTCTTGTCGGCGGGCAGGGAACGCGCCTCCGACCACTAACGCTGACCACGCCCAAGCCGCTGGTGCCGCTGGCGAATCGTCCGGTGATCGAGCATATTACGGGCTGGCTGGAGCGCTACGACGTAGCCGAGATCATCCTGGCGACGCAGTACGGAGCCGAGGCGTTCGAGCGCTGGCTGCGGCGCTGGCGTGGCGTGCCGGTCCGCGCGATCGAGGAGCCGGAGCCGCGCGGCACGGCGGGAGCGGTCGCGCATGTGGCCGATGCGCTGCACGGCACCACGATCGTGGTCAACGGCGATAACCTGATGGAGCTGGATCTGCAGGCGATGCTGGCGCAGCACCAGGCTACCGGCGCTATCGCCACGATCTCGATCGATGGCGTCACTGACCCGACCGGGCGCGGGGTGGTCGTCGCCGATGGACAGGGCCGCGTCCACGAGTTTCAGGAGAAGCCCGCGCCGGGCACAGCGCGTGCCAGCACCGTCAACACCGGCGTTTATCTGCTCGAGCCGGCGGCGATTGCGGCGATACCTCGCGGGCGCTTTTGCAACTTCGAGCACGATGTGTTTCCGCGCCTGATCGCGCAGGACATGCCGATCTATGCCTACCAGTCCAGGCACGTCTGGATCGACACGGGCACGCCCGCAGGCTACCTGCGCGCCCAGGCAGCCGTGTTGCAGGCAGCCGCGTCGACGCCGAGCGGCACGTTGTTCGCGGGCGTCTGGCGTGAAGACAATACAACGATCGACGGCGCGGCCAGGGTGGAGCACGCGGCGCTTGGCTTTGGCACGATGATTGCCTCAGCCGCGACAATCGATCTGAGCAGCGTCGGGCGTGAGTGCCATATCCTGGCGGATGCGCGAGTCGCGCGCAGCGCGATCTGGGACAATTGCCAGATTGAGCGCGGCGCTGTCATTCAAGATAGCATCGTCGGTTACAATTGTTACATCGGGGAGGGCACCCACATCGATACGGCGGTCATTGGCGACAACTGTATCATCGGCGCGGGAGCCATCCTGACACGCGGCACGACCGTTCAACCAGGGACAAGATTGGCATGA
- a CDS encoding mannose-1-phosphate guanylyltransferase has protein sequence MYALIMAGGTGTRLWPRSRAAKPKQFLPLLGERTMLQETVERIRPLVPTDQIIIATGRDYTDLTAEQLPDVPCANIIGEPSGKGSAPCIGLGALAIRQDDPGGIMVVLSSDHQIQKAAVFREALKAAEELAQQGYLVTLGIQPTEPHTGYGYIHRRARLGQFNGFTAYEVERFVEKPRREIAEQYLQTGEYSWNAGIFIWRADAIMAAFAQHLPKLHQQLMAIEAGGGPNDADAFSDVWASIENITIDYGIMERAERVAVIPVDIGWSDVGDWDTLAALAGDGDNVIQAEHIGVDTHGTLVYSASDRLIATVGLDNFLVIDTGDALLVAPRDRAQDIKKIVDELKRQGRQDIL, from the coding sequence ATGTATGCATTGATTATGGCTGGCGGCACCGGCACTCGTCTATGGCCGCGCAGCCGAGCTGCTAAACCGAAGCAGTTTTTGCCGCTGCTGGGCGAGCGCACGATGCTTCAGGAAACTGTCGAGCGGATTCGTCCGCTGGTGCCCACGGACCAGATCATCATCGCGACAGGCCGCGACTACACGGATCTAACCGCCGAGCAGCTACCGGACGTGCCGTGCGCTAACATCATCGGCGAGCCAAGCGGCAAAGGCTCCGCGCCCTGCATTGGCTTAGGCGCGCTCGCGATCCGCCAGGACGATCCCGGCGGCATCATGGTTGTGCTCAGCTCCGATCACCAGATCCAGAAGGCCGCCGTGTTCCGCGAGGCGCTCAAGGCCGCCGAGGAGCTGGCGCAGCAGGGCTACCTCGTGACGCTGGGCATTCAGCCGACCGAGCCGCACACGGGCTACGGCTACATCCATCGTCGGGCCAGGCTGGGCCAGTTCAACGGCTTCACCGCCTACGAGGTCGAGCGCTTCGTCGAAAAGCCCCGCCGCGAGATCGCAGAGCAATATCTTCAGACCGGCGAGTATAGCTGGAACGCAGGCATCTTTATCTGGCGGGCCGATGCGATCATGGCCGCGTTCGCGCAACACCTGCCGAAGCTGCATCAGCAGCTCATGGCGATCGAGGCTGGCGGTGGGCCAAACGATGCCGACGCCTTCAGCGATGTCTGGGCCTCCATCGAAAATATCACGATTGACTACGGCATCATGGAGCGCGCCGAGCGGGTCGCGGTCATCCCCGTCGATATTGGCTGGAGCGATGTCGGCGACTGGGATACGCTCGCCGCGCTGGCGGGCGACGGCGATAACGTGATTCAGGCCGAGCATATCGGCGTGGATACGCACGGCACGCTGGTGTACAGCGCCTCCGACCGGCTGATCGCGACGGTGGGCCTCGACAACTTCCTGGTGATCGATACGGGCGACGCGCTGCTGGTCGCGCCGCGCGACCGCGCCCAGGACATCAAAAAGATCGTGGACGAGCTTAAGCGGCAGGGGCGGCAAGATATTTTGTAG